A single genomic interval of Calypte anna isolate BGI_N300 chromosome 3, bCalAnn1_v1.p, whole genome shotgun sequence harbors:
- the TAGAP gene encoding T-cell activation Rho GTPase-activating protein, whose amino-acid sequence MKVLSSCNTSKTLNAGNMESLIECQAEANGKKCPPLVPADTEDGVCHSAADGTKKRKKVISQSFTLRRSSTNRNSPGQLDTDPKITLFGQPLAIICGEDDKLPQPVQDLLAILYIKGPSTEGIFRKTGNEKARKELKEDLNRGRNVDLKSKSVHLLAVVLKDFLRNIPSKLLLTDLYEKWMQALEKPSKQNKIEELKEVAEKLPRPNLILLKHLLSLLHYISQNSETNRMDSSNLAVCVGPNMLSPETDSMLPLEVQKEMNDKVTVLVEFLINNCSEIFGEDIALPVYALPKESLEHTDSSTEHQCAAHQNDSAYDSPDPEAEASPFPSQTEQHKGRNTSVNRRYPAHITAPSLTDFRKDISTMDRRYSEPDLAFQNHLEGKIRKQKLNKSEDNFPVQQNQLGLEAMEKWLAILPAQLSNDSLPKTSSSCSLESSDSSVFTSSPVVSPTSPRKTFLIRPQSFSTKVIKDCSTPNRVIKNHSMSFSFANCRKTLIKTQSWGPGKNMFFQRDSFTKKDLFSCRVVQENSSDDDKKWPVAYQQRPRFRSADDVFREVDQKNPGRPPSYEEATKNCLATTVPSHNLTVQAMRLKVSNQDTGLLPHPCSSCAQDAEYTALRDIPSGRVSAEEDSDVETETLNITVEIKSSVSLPVTPGVYRLRARSEPCQEKKFEYVARRCSPPVFELDQIQYAKESYV is encoded by the exons ATGAAAGTGTTAAGCAGCTGTAATACT TCAAAGACACTAAATGCTGGGAACATGGAGAGTCTGATTGAGTGCCAGGCAGAG GCTAATGGCAAGAAATGCCCCCCGCTGGTCCCAGCAGATACTGAAGATGGAGTTTGCCACTCAGCTG CAGAtggaacaaagaaaagaaagaaggtgaTATCACAGTCATTTACTCTGAGACGAAGCTCTACCAACAGGAACTCCCCAGGGCAGCTAGACACAGATCCCAAAATCACTCTGTTTGGACAGCCTCTGGCAATTATCTGTGGGGAAGATGACAAGCTGCCCCAGCCAGTACAG gaTCTCCTCGCTATATTGTATATAAAAGGACCTTCCACTGAAGGGATATTCAGAAAAACTGGCAATGAGAAAGCACGAAAGGAGTTGAAGGAAGACCTAAACAGAGGCAGGAATGTTGACTTGAAAAGCAAATCTGTGCATCTGCTGGCAGTGGTCTTGAAG GACTTCCTCCGAAATATTCCCTCCAAACTTCTCTTGACTGACCTATATGAGAAGTGGATGCAAGCTCTGGAGAAGCCAAGCAAGCAGAACAAAATTGAAGAATTGAAAGA GGTGGCCGAGAAACTGCCTAGACCAAACCTCATCTTGCTCAAGCActtgctctctctgctccaCTACATCAGCCAAAACTCTGAGACCAACAGGATGGATTCCAGCAATCTGGCCGTCTGTGTTGGCCCAAATATGCTGAGCCCAGAGACAGACAGCATGCTGCCCCTGGAAGTGCAGAAGGAGATGAATGACAAG GTGACAGTGTTGGTGGAATTTCTTATAAACAACTGCTCGGAAATATTTGGGGAGGACATTGCTTTGCCTGTCTATGCCTTGCCTAAGGAGTCACTGGAGCACACAGACAGCTCCACAG AACACCAATGTGCTGCTCACCAGAATGACTCTGCCTATGACAGCCCAGATCCTGAAGCTGAAGCCAGCCCCTTTCCCTCACAGacagagcagcacaaaggaaGGAACACTAGTGTAAACAGAAGATATCCAGCACACATCACTGCTCCTTCACTGACTGACTTCAGAAAGGACATCAGCACGATGGACAGGAGGTACTCAGAGCCAGACCTGGCCTTCCAGAACCACCTTGAAGGCAAGATAAGGAAACAGAAGCTAAACAAAAGTGAGGACAATTTTCCAGTTCAGCAGAATCAGCTAGGGTTGGAAGCAATGGAGAAATGGCTTGCAATCTTACCTGCACAGTTATCAAATGACTCTCTCCCCAAAACATCCTCCAGTTGCTCATTGGAGAGCTCCGACAGCTCAGTTTTCACCAGCTCCCCAGTAGTTTCCCCCACTAGTCCCAGGAAAACCTTTTTAATTAGACCCCAGTCCTTTTCCACCAAGGTCATCAAAGACTGCAGTACACCTAACAGGGTGATCAAAAACCATTCCatgtcattttcttttgcaaattgCAGGAAAACACTAATAAAAACTCAGAGTTGGGGGCCtggaaaaaacatgttttttcaaaGAGACAGTTTCACAAAGAAAGATCTGTTCTCCTGCAGAGTTGTCCAGGAGAACAGCTCTGATGATGACAAAAAATGGCCTGTGGCATATCAGCAAAGGCCCCGCTTCAGGTCAGCTGATGATGTGTTCAGAGAAGTGGATCAGAAGAATCCTGGAAGACCACCCTCTTATGAAGAGGCTACTAAAAACTGCCTGGCCACTACAGTTCCTTCTCACAATCTCACAGTTCAAGCTATGAGATTAAAGGtgtcaaaccaggacactggtTTGCTGCCTCATCCATGCAGCAGCTGTGCACAGGATGCTGAATATACAGCTTTAAGGGATATACCCAGTGGCAGAGTTTCTGCAGAGGAGGATTCTGATGTGGAAACTGAAACACTCAACATCACTGTGGAAATAAAATCCTCTGTGAGTTTACCTGTGACACCAGGAGTCTACCGGCTGAGAGCCAGGTCTGAACCTTGTCAAGAGAAGAAATTTGAGTATGTGGCTCGGAGGTGCAGCCCGCCAGTTTTTGAGTTAGACCAGATTCAGTATGCTAAGGAATCCTATGTTTAG